One part of the Lycorma delicatula isolate Av1 chromosome 7, ASM4794821v1, whole genome shotgun sequence genome encodes these proteins:
- the mgr gene encoding prefoldin subunit mgr, translating to MEGDKEIINGNEKKKSFAGIPEAAFVDDVDKFMLLPENSVVDVVLKRLDEQLSKYKFMEFNLNSKRRRLKVQIPDLERSIDMIKVLKKQKKNDTGFETQFLLSEQVFMKAFVPPTDKVCLWLGANVMLEYTLDDAMDLLQKNIETAKKNLGCVENDLDFLRDQITTTEVNMARVYNWDVKRRHAAKEAS from the exons atggaagGCGACAAGGAAATCATTAATGGTAATGAGAAAAAGAAATCCTTCGCCGGTATTCCTGAAGCAGCATTTGTg gATGATGTCGATAAGTTCATGTTACTGCCAGAAAACAGTGTCGTAGATGTCGTACTTAAACGATTAGATGAGCAACTTAGCAAATATAAGTTTATGGAATTCAATTTAAATTCTAAACGAAGAAG gttgaaAGTTCAGATTCCAGATTTGGAAAGATCAATAGATatgattaaagtattaaaaaaacaaaagaagaatgaTACTGGTTTTGAAACACAATTTCTTTTATCTGAACAAGTATTTATGAAAGCATTCGTACCACCTACTGATAAAGTTTGCCTGTGGCTTggt GCTAATGTTATGCTCGAATATACGTTAGATGATGCAATGGATTTATTACAAAAGAACATTGAAACTGCTAAAAAGAATTTAGGTTGTGTTGAAAATGATTTAGATTTTCTTCG ggaTCAGATTACAACTACTGAGGTTAATATGGCTCGTGTTTACAATTGGGATGTGAAACGACGTCATGCTGCCAAAGAAGCTtcgtga
- the CCT8 gene encoding chaperonin containing TCP1 subunit 8, whose translation MALHVPKAPGFAQMLKEGARHFSGLEEAVYRNISACRQFAETVRTAYGPNGMNKIIINHIEKLFVTNDAATIIKELEVEHPAAKLMIMASEMQEQEVGDGTNSVIIFAGALLEAAEELLRMGLTPSEIVEGYELALDKALEILPTLTCNEIKDFRNTEEIEKAIRSSIMSKQYGNEDFLTNLISKACVSILPESNTFNVDNVRVCKILGNGLYKSEVIHGMVFKRNVEGDITKKTEAKIAVYTCAVDVMQTETKGTVLIKTADELMNFSRGEETLLEQQIKAIADAGADVIVAGAKFGDMALHYVNKYGLMAVRLNSKFDIRRLCKAVNATALPRLIPPNREELGYADSVFVDEVGDTSVVVFNIEGMDSRISTVVIRGSTDNYMDDIERAIDDGVNTFKGITKDGRLVPGAGATEIELARQVVSYGETLPGLEQYTVKKFGTALETFVKILADNTGIKSNELISNLYAAHQEGKKNAGFDIEGDGAAVKDAVEAGVFDLYLTKYWALKYATNAACTILKVDQIIMAKRAGGPKGKPPGGAGSDEE comes from the exons atggctCTACACGTTCCTAAAGCGCCAGGATTTGCTCAGATGCTTAAAGAAGGAGCACGg CATTTCTCAGGTTTAGAGGAAGCTGTCTATCGTAACATTAGTGCATGTCGACAGTTTGCTGAAACAGTTCGAACTGCATATGGTCCAAATgggatgaataaaattattattaaccataTTGAGAAGCTTTTTGTTACAAATGATGCTGCAACCATAATTAAAGAACTAGAG GTTGAACACCCAGCAGCCAAACTAATGATAATGGCATCTGAAATGCAAGAACAAGAAGTTGGAGATGGTACTAACTCTGTTATTATTTTTGCCGGAGCACTGCTTGAGGCTGCTGAAGAACTTTTACGAATG GGTTTAACTCCTTCAGAGATTGTTGAAGGATATGAATTAGCTCTTGATAAAGCTTTAGAAATTCTTCCAACTTTGAcatgtaatgaaattaaagattttagaaatactgaagaaattgaaaaagcTATAAGGTCATCAATAATGAGTAAACAGTACGGCAATGAAGACTTTCTTACGAATCTTATTTCAAAGGCTTGTg TATCTATCCTACCAGAGAGTAATACATTTAATGTTGATAACGTCCGGGTGTGTAAGATTTTG GGAAATGGTCTttataaatcagaagttattcatGGAATGGTTTTTAAACGCAATGTTGAAGGAGATATAACAAAGAAAACAGAAGCTAAAATTGCTGTTTACACTTGCGCAGTTGATGTAATGCAAACTGAAACTAAG ggtacagtattaattaaaacagcTGATGAATTGATGAACTTCAGTCGTGGAGAAGAAACATTATTAGAACAACAGATAAAAGCAATTGCTGATGCAGGTGCTGATGTTATTGTTGCTGGTGCTAAGTTTGGTGATATGGCTCTACATTATGTTAACAAATATGGTTTAATGGCTGTCAGgttaaattctaaatttgatATTCGACGATTATGTAAAGCTGTTAATGCAACTGCTCTACCAAGATTG ATTCCACCAAATCGTGAGGAACTTGGTTATGCTGATTCAGTATTTGTAGATGAAGTTGGTGATACTTCAGTCGTAGTATTCAACATAGAAGGTATGGATAGTAGAATTTCAACCGTAGTGATTCGTGGTTCAACTGATAATTATATGGATGATATTGAACGAGCTATTGATGATGGTGTAAACACATTCAAAGGAATTACAAAG gATGGCAGACTAGTCCCTGGAGCAGGTGCGACAGAAATTGAATTAGCAAGACAAGTAGTATCATATGGTGAAACATTACCTGGTTTAGAACAATATACAGTTAAAAAGTTTGGTACGGCTCttgaaacatttgttaaaatactTGCTGATAATACTGGGATTAAATCTAATGAACTAATATCAAATCTGTATGCTGCTCATCAAGAAGGAAAGAAAAATGCTGGTTTTGATATTGAG ggaGATGGAGCTGCTGTAAAGGATGCTGTAGAAGCTGGAGTATTTGATTTATACCTAACAAAATATTGGGCTTTGAAATATGCAACAAATGCAGCATGCACAATTCTTAAAGTAGATCAAATAATTATGGCTAAAAGAGCTGGTGGACCAAAAGGAAAGCCACCTGGTGGTGCTGGAAGTGATgaagaataa